One genomic window of bacterium includes the following:
- a CDS encoding ATP-dependent 6-phosphofructokinase has translation MPDFPDFPDFAVRTLGPGRYPTPLALGGASGLDFISDERRLLFHDEWENVRPLVAGGKVPPSLELAGPRERTFFRPTDVRAAIVTSGGLCPGINDVVRSVVLTLNWLYGVREIYGVRYGLRGFVDEAEPPVRLGPEQVKAIHHVGGSLLGSSRGAPPIEEIVKSIAREAISILFMVGGDGTQRAARAISDALRAAGQAVAVIGIPKTIDNDILFVDQTFGFSTAVSLAREAIDAAHAEAQGAYNGVGLVKLMGRDSGFIAAQAALASGEANFVLVPEVRFDLEGTEGFLSQLHRRVMSRRHALVVVAEGAGQEFLAEEQQRRGLDPSGNQKLGDVGRFLRGEIERYFGERGAAVTVRYIDPGYLIRSAPADASDAVYCQELGQNAVHAAMAGKTEMLVGRIHGRQVHVPIAAVTTGRKTLDPQHPLWRAVLQSTGQPERMVNG, from the coding sequence ATGCCCGACTTCCCCGACTTCCCCGACTTCGCCGTCCGCACGCTCGGCCCCGGGCGCTACCCCACCCCGCTCGCCCTCGGCGGCGCGAGCGGCCTCGACTTCATCTCCGACGAGCGGCGGCTCCTCTTCCACGACGAGTGGGAGAACGTCCGCCCGCTGGTCGCCGGCGGCAAGGTCCCGCCCTCGCTGGAACTGGCCGGGCCGCGCGAGCGCACCTTCTTCCGCCCGACCGACGTCCGGGCGGCGATCGTCACCAGCGGCGGCCTCTGCCCGGGGATCAACGACGTCGTCCGCTCGGTCGTCCTGACGCTCAACTGGCTCTACGGCGTGCGCGAGATCTACGGCGTCCGCTACGGCCTGCGCGGCTTCGTGGACGAGGCGGAGCCGCCGGTGCGGCTCGGCCCCGAACAGGTCAAGGCGATCCACCACGTCGGCGGCTCGCTCCTCGGCAGCTCCCGCGGCGCGCCGCCGATCGAGGAGATCGTCAAGTCGATCGCGCGCGAGGCGATCTCGATCCTCTTCATGGTCGGCGGCGACGGCACCCAGCGCGCGGCGCGGGCGATCTCCGACGCCCTGCGCGCGGCGGGGCAGGCGGTCGCGGTGATCGGGATCCCGAAGACGATCGACAACGACATCCTCTTCGTGGACCAGACGTTCGGCTTCTCGACCGCGGTCTCGCTCGCCCGCGAGGCGATCGACGCCGCCCACGCCGAGGCGCAGGGCGCCTACAACGGCGTCGGCCTGGTCAAGCTGATGGGGCGCGATTCGGGGTTCATCGCCGCGCAGGCGGCGCTCGCCTCGGGCGAGGCGAACTTCGTCCTCGTCCCCGAAGTCCGCTTCGACCTCGAGGGAACCGAGGGGTTCCTCTCCCAGCTCCACCGGCGCGTGATGTCGCGGCGCCACGCGCTGGTCGTCGTGGCCGAAGGCGCGGGACAGGAGTTCCTCGCCGAAGAGCAGCAGCGGCGCGGGCTCGACCCGTCGGGGAACCAGAAGCTCGGCGACGTCGGGCGGTTCCTGCGCGGCGAGATCGAGCGGTACTTCGGCGAGCGCGGCGCGGCGGTCACGGTGCGCTACATCGACCCCGGCTACCTGATCCGCTCCGCCCCGGCCGACGCGAGCGACGCGGTCTACTGCCAGGAGCTGGGGCAGAACGCGGTCCACGCGGCGATGGCCGGCAAGACGGAGATGCTCGTCGGACGGATCCACGGCCGGCAGGTCCACGTGCCGATCGCCGCGGTGACGACCGGCCGCAAGACGCTCGATCCGCAGCACCCGCTCTGGCGCGCCGTGCTGCAGTCCACCGGCCAGCCGGAGCGGATGGTCAACGGCTGA